Proteins encoded within one genomic window of Methanothrix harundinacea 6Ac:
- a CDS encoding FKBP-type peptidyl-prolyl cis-trans isomerase, with protein MTVKDGDFIRVDYTESVDGRVISTTDRDLAMKNDIYEEGVEYGPALIIVGSGDVVAGFKEELIGKEIGASGSVEVPPEKAYGVRDPEDVELIPLTKFKKERPEIGMRVSVDGKMGTLTRIIGRKARIDYNHVLADKVVKYDYTIVERIEDKLEKLEGLIRIFAKIDLKAQILEGDVAEIESPWEMSYYREWPMMRRGIAEMAMRLLDLKEVRYLESHKVAPTVTSELVSPPEKAGEAVEGGSSPSAGETSE; from the coding sequence ATGACGGTAAAAGACGGAGATTTCATCAGGGTAGATTACACCGAGAGCGTCGACGGCCGGGTGATCTCCACCACGGACCGGGACCTGGCTATGAAGAACGACATCTACGAGGAGGGGGTCGAGTACGGCCCCGCCCTCATCATCGTCGGGTCAGGGGACGTGGTGGCGGGGTTCAAAGAGGAGCTGATCGGAAAGGAGATAGGCGCCTCCGGTAGCGTGGAGGTCCCCCCGGAGAAGGCCTACGGGGTCCGCGACCCCGAGGACGTCGAGCTGATCCCCCTCACCAAGTTCAAGAAGGAGAGGCCTGAGATCGGGATGCGGGTCTCGGTGGACGGGAAGATGGGGACCCTCACCCGGATCATCGGGAGGAAGGCGCGGATCGACTACAACCACGTCCTCGCCGACAAGGTCGTCAAGTACGACTACACCATCGTCGAACGGATCGAGGATAAGCTGGAGAAGCTGGAGGGCCTGATCAGGATCTTCGCCAAGATAGACCTCAAGGCCCAGATCCTGGAGGGGGACGTAGCCGAGATCGAGTCCCCCTGGGAGATGAGCTACTATCGGGAGTGGCCGATGATGAGGAGGGGGATCGCCGAGATGGCGATGCGGCTCCTCGACCTCAAAGAGGTCCGCTACCTCGAGAGCCACAAGGTCGCCCCGACCGTAACCTCAGAGCTCGTCTCACCCCCGGAGAAGGCCGGTGAGGCGGTGGAGGGGG